The Shewanella sp. KX20019 genome window below encodes:
- a CDS encoding M23 family metallopeptidase — MSKIIPIIIASLASSLSWQASAQVQLNGDFKQGSLIRAKVQPGTLVYLNDALIDVNADGQFAFGFAREAELKQLLKLVYPDGLTELKPLTLAKREYKIQKVNGISKKIMKPDPKAQSRSAQDSKQVKAARAQFTESNAFSQTFIWPLTGRISGVYGSQRVYNGKPGTPHYGVDVAAKTGTIVVAPADGIISLSVSDMFYSGGTMIIDHGYGVSSSFLHLSKLYVKEGQEVKQGDKVAEVGATGRATGPHLDWRVNWYQMRLDPTSIVPSMKSVLEKQAAN; from the coding sequence TTGAGCAAAATAATTCCCATCATCATTGCAAGTCTCGCCAGCAGTTTATCTTGGCAGGCAAGTGCCCAAGTTCAATTGAATGGTGACTTTAAGCAAGGTTCGTTAATTCGCGCCAAGGTTCAACCGGGTACTTTGGTGTATTTAAACGATGCACTTATTGATGTTAATGCTGACGGGCAATTTGCGTTTGGTTTTGCTAGAGAAGCAGAGCTCAAGCAGTTGCTGAAGCTGGTTTATCCTGATGGATTAACTGAGCTTAAGCCACTGACTTTAGCAAAGCGAGAGTACAAGATCCAAAAGGTGAACGGGATCAGCAAGAAAATCATGAAGCCTGATCCCAAGGCCCAGAGTCGTTCGGCACAGGACAGTAAGCAGGTTAAGGCGGCGCGGGCACAATTTACTGAGAGCAATGCATTTAGCCAAACGTTTATCTGGCCACTCACTGGCCGTATTTCAGGCGTATACGGCAGTCAACGTGTGTATAACGGTAAACCTGGAACGCCGCATTATGGGGTAGATGTTGCGGCAAAAACGGGGACGATAGTGGTTGCACCTGCTGATGGTATTATATCGCTTTCTGTTAGCGACATGTTTTACTCTGGCGGAACAATGATTATTGATCACGGCTACGGTGTCAGTTCAAGCTTTTTGCACTTGAGTAAGCTGTACGTTAAAGAGGGGCAAGAGGTAAAGCAGGGCGATAAGGTCGCTGAAGTAGGCGCTACTGGCCGTGCAACAGGACCACATCTTGATTGGCGAGTTAATTGGTACCAGATGAGGCTCGACCCAACCAGCATCGTTCCTTCGATGAAGAGCGTACTGGAAAAGCAGGCAGCGAACTAG
- a CDS encoding Trm112 family protein, translating into MAFDKKLLEIVACPVCKGKLEYSKEDQKLICKFDKIAYPINEGIPVLLENKAEPLIEG; encoded by the coding sequence ATGGCATTTGATAAAAAATTACTCGAGATTGTGGCGTGTCCAGTGTGCAAAGGAAAGCTAGAGTACAGCAAAGAAGATCAAAAGCTTATCTGCAAATTTGATAAGATTGCCTACCCGATAAATGAAGGGATCCCGGTGTTACTTGAGAATAAAGCAGAGCCGCTAATCGAAGGCTAA
- a CDS encoding DUF2062 domain-containing protein, translating to MPKKIIERFMPKPETLRNHKNLRMFGDLLLKPNLWALNRRSAPGAFAVGLFVAWMPMPFQMVLAAALAILFNVNLPVAVALVWITNPVTMPFMFYMAYMLGAKILGHHPQEFAFEASWQWVESSIETIGPSFLTGCFVFGVLFSVTSFFLIKTLWKYSVLFKWRNRNK from the coding sequence ATGCCAAAAAAAATTATAGAAAGATTTATGCCCAAGCCTGAAACACTGCGTAATCATAAGAATCTACGCATGTTCGGCGATCTTTTACTAAAGCCTAATTTATGGGCGCTCAATCGGCGTTCAGCACCGGGAGCATTCGCTGTTGGACTATTTGTGGCGTGGATGCCTATGCCGTTTCAAATGGTACTGGCTGCAGCGCTAGCGATTTTATTTAACGTCAACTTACCCGTTGCAGTGGCACTTGTATGGATCACAAACCCGGTGACGATGCCGTTTATGTTTTATATGGCCTATATGCTAGGGGCAAAAATATTGGGGCATCATCCGCAAGAGTTTGCTTTTGAAGCTAGCTGGCAGTGGGTTGAGTCGTCAATCGAAACCATTGGGCCCTCTTTTCTAACGGGTTGCTTTGTTTTTGGGGTGCTGTTTTCGGTTACGTCCTTCTTCTTGATTAAAACCTTATGGAAGTATTCAGTCCTGTTTAAGTGGAGAAACCGCAACAAGTGA
- the lpxK gene encoding tetraacyldisaccharide 4'-kinase, translating into MQSWINKLWYQGHPLRFLLWPLSVLFGVITCLRRTLFALGIAKQTKLPVPVIIVGNITVGGSGKTPTVIYLIELLRKHGYNPGVISRGYGVDIDGVRAVLPGDTAAKVGDEPAMLVARTAVPMVVGAKRVDAANALLENFNVDVIISDDGLQHYALGRDIELIILDGERRLGSGMLLPAGPLREGKWRMANVDHVIVNGGVALAAELQMQLQPTQWLPVSGYAAEHTAPKADQAVVAMAGIGNPARFFDSLTEQGFKLESRHAFDDHSAYKEAELMALTGDKPLVMTEKDAVKCREFAKDNWWYLAVDAKLPPSFDQQLLARIKQLAVEKQR; encoded by the coding sequence ATGCAGTCTTGGATAAACAAGTTATGGTATCAAGGTCACCCACTTAGATTTTTATTGTGGCCGTTATCGGTATTATTTGGGGTAATTACCTGCCTTAGACGAACCCTGTTTGCTTTGGGGATCGCCAAGCAAACTAAGCTGCCAGTGCCAGTTATTATTGTGGGCAACATTACCGTGGGTGGTAGCGGTAAAACGCCTACGGTTATTTACTTGATTGAACTGTTGCGGAAACACGGTTATAACCCAGGTGTAATCAGTCGTGGTTACGGTGTCGACATTGACGGTGTTCGCGCAGTTTTACCTGGTGACACAGCTGCAAAGGTGGGTGATGAACCCGCAATGCTGGTGGCAAGAACAGCGGTTCCTATGGTCGTAGGCGCTAAAAGAGTAGATGCCGCAAATGCGCTACTCGAAAACTTTAATGTTGATGTGATCATCAGCGATGATGGTTTGCAGCACTATGCCCTTGGACGCGACATTGAACTGATTATTCTCGACGGTGAAAGGCGTCTCGGCAGCGGCATGCTATTACCTGCGGGCCCATTAAGAGAGGGCAAGTGGCGCATGGCAAACGTTGACCATGTTATCGTTAATGGCGGGGTAGCGCTGGCCGCGGAACTGCAGATGCAGCTGCAGCCGACGCAGTGGTTGCCAGTATCAGGCTATGCTGCTGAGCATACGGCCCCCAAAGCGGACCAGGCTGTTGTGGCTATGGCGGGAATAGGCAATCCAGCTCGTTTTTTTGATAGTTTAACTGAACAAGGCTTCAAGTTAGAAAGCAGACATGCGTTTGATGACCACAGCGCATACAAAGAAGCAGAATTGATGGCACTAACAGGTGATAAACCGTTAGTCATGACAGAAAAAGATGCGGTGAAATGTCGCGAATTTGCAAAAGATAACTGGTGGTATTTAGCCGTAGATGCGAAGCTACCACCTTCATTTGATCAACAACTTCTGGCCCGAATTAAACAATTGGCCGTAGAGAAACAAAGGTAA
- the msbA gene encoding lipid A export permease/ATP-binding protein MsbA has product MTTSPKSEVWTVFKRLLGYLKPLKKVLFFAVIGLTMYALVDATFIAVIKPFIDEGFGGQASQAASGVGGLTNVDLGTSNGFSSGNDVLLIAPFVVIVLFSLRGLANFLSTYCISYMSARVIMDMRQEVFEHYLTLPVSYMDNENTGNLISRVTYDTEQIARASGSALITIVRDSITVIGMISIMFYFSWKLSLVILVVGPIIGLVITVVSRRFRKVSKNIQAAMGGVTAATEQMIKGHKNVLSFGGQKTEAQRFAKVNDQNRYQTMKLATAQAISQPLVMIIGSFAIAFILYAASIDSMKAELTAGTFATILGAMLAMLQPIKNLTRVNAEFQRGIAACTTVFELLDTKPETDSGKLEVDRVVGELAFNNVDFSYPGHEKLALNGIDFKVEQGQTLALVGRSGSGKSTIASLVTRFYTGLKSGEITLDGANIDEYKLTSLRSQIALVSQQVTLFNDSIANNIAYAYPGEASREQIIHAATLAHAMEFIEPMPLGLDTQIGENGVMLSGGQRQRIAIARAILRDSPVLILDEATSALDTESEKAIQDGLDNLRQNRTSIVIAHRLSTIESADQILVVDQGQVVERGTHTSLLAKQGVYYNLYQMQFGS; this is encoded by the coding sequence ATGACAACATCTCCTAAAAGTGAAGTCTGGACAGTCTTTAAGCGCCTTCTCGGCTATTTGAAACCTCTCAAGAAAGTACTGTTTTTTGCCGTTATTGGCTTAACGATGTACGCATTAGTTGATGCGACATTTATTGCCGTTATAAAACCTTTCATTGATGAAGGCTTCGGCGGTCAAGCTAGTCAGGCGGCTTCTGGCGTTGGCGGATTAACCAACGTTGATCTTGGCACTAGTAATGGTTTTAGCTCAGGCAATGACGTGTTACTCATTGCTCCTTTTGTGGTCATAGTGCTCTTTAGTCTGCGCGGCTTAGCGAACTTTTTGTCAACTTATTGCATCTCTTACATGAGCGCTCGAGTGATAATGGATATGCGCCAAGAGGTGTTTGAACATTATTTGACGCTGCCTGTGAGTTATATGGACAACGAGAACACCGGTAATTTAATTTCCCGTGTTACCTACGACACAGAACAAATTGCCCGAGCATCCGGTAGTGCGCTCATCACCATAGTACGTGACAGTATCACTGTCATCGGCATGATCAGCATCATGTTCTACTTCTCATGGAAATTATCATTAGTCATCTTAGTTGTCGGTCCGATTATCGGGCTGGTCATTACGGTTGTTAGTCGCCGTTTTAGAAAAGTGTCGAAAAATATACAAGCGGCAATGGGGGGGGTCACTGCAGCGACAGAGCAGATGATTAAAGGTCATAAGAATGTACTGTCTTTTGGCGGCCAAAAAACAGAAGCGCAGCGCTTTGCTAAAGTAAACGACCAAAACCGCTATCAAACAATGAAACTCGCGACGGCTCAAGCGATTAGTCAACCACTAGTGATGATTATTGGCTCGTTTGCTATCGCGTTTATCCTATATGCTGCAAGCATCGATAGCATGAAAGCTGAGCTCACGGCAGGTACCTTTGCAACCATTTTAGGTGCCATGCTGGCGATGTTACAACCGATTAAAAACCTGACCCGCGTTAATGCCGAATTTCAACGTGGTATTGCAGCGTGTACCACAGTATTTGAATTGCTAGATACCAAGCCCGAAACTGATAGCGGCAAGCTTGAAGTCGACCGTGTTGTTGGTGAACTCGCATTTAATAATGTTGATTTCAGTTACCCTGGCCATGAAAAACTTGCGCTAAACGGTATCGACTTTAAAGTTGAACAAGGCCAAACGTTAGCGTTAGTTGGCCGTTCAGGTTCTGGCAAATCGACGATAGCAAGTTTGGTCACCCGCTTTTATACAGGGCTCAAGTCGGGTGAAATTACACTCGATGGCGCCAATATAGATGAATACAAATTGACCTCACTGCGCAGCCAAATAGCTTTGGTCTCGCAACAAGTGACGCTATTTAATGACTCAATTGCTAATAACATTGCTTATGCCTACCCAGGCGAAGCTTCGCGAGAGCAGATTATTCACGCTGCAACACTAGCGCATGCAATGGAGTTTATCGAACCGATGCCGCTAGGACTTGATACTCAAATCGGCGAAAACGGTGTCATGCTCTCCGGTGGTCAAAGACAGCGTATCGCGATTGCGAGAGCGATATTACGTGACTCGCCAGTATTGATTTTGGACGAAGCAACATCGGCGTTAGATACAGAGTCGGAAAAAGCGATTCAAGATGGCCTCGATAATCTAAGACAAAATCGTACTTCGATTGTGATTGCTCACCGATTATCAACCATTGAAAGTGCAGATCAAATACTCGTGGTTGACCAAGGGCAAGTTGTTGAACGCGGCACTCATACCTCTTTACTTGCAAAGCAGGGCGTATACTACAACCTGTATCAGATGCAGTTTGGTAGCTAG
- a CDS encoding DNA internalization-related competence protein ComEC/Rec2 — translation MLAGCLFALSWISMFYAFLMEWDTTKNADAINIKGEIISLVHANGDWISMDIMLVDSILPQKLTRKLRLSWSNPPTVRVGQQWLLTIKPKPITSPLNQGGFNQQKYLLSKHIFMKGKVTAGQLLSDNKGVRDKLIEQLKPVLAGYAAQDLLLALLVGDRSLMTSERWQQLRNTGTGHLFAISGLHLSVASLWIYLVSKVLLFNFLPTQGRRNGVIAMVLCAVAAIAYAYLAGFSVSTQRALIMLLAYISSWLFNRFSSSWERLLYALFMVLLLDPLSPLSASFWLSFTALAVILLTVSKFDPPRLKAVETNVASQQPAAVSVPQVLLKQAILGFRATLRWVVAFWAVQWRLAVVLGGVQAIFFAGTSIISIAVNLILVPWFSFIVLPISLLSLLIFIMAMLVGVDPELVDLFWLSQLTMEPVLMLLDIGSGIPFAWLGLSMQWIAVMISAVLGIWLCCQFRTMRWRLAFSVMTLPAVILALQTIFGIQQQQWKVHLLDVGQGLSAVIEQNGRAIIYDTGASFGENFSYADRIILPFLNSKGITKVDFLVISHADNDHAGGTSVIMEAFPEAIVISDDKRWGMVNCRPKKMLWQAINLEIIGPLIPAKGNNGSCVIRFASGDNSLLLTGDIEHGAEQKLIAHKRIASDVMTAPHHGSRTSSSDGFIKAVSPQLVLFPAGFNNRYGFPKKDIMRRYHDLGIATLVSGELGQVSVVFQPETINFYTYRSDFAPFWYNQVLRFGEMKNPE, via the coding sequence ATGCTAGCTGGTTGCTTGTTCGCACTTAGCTGGATATCGATGTTCTATGCATTTTTAATGGAGTGGGACACCACTAAAAATGCCGATGCTATCAATATTAAGGGCGAAATCATATCACTAGTTCATGCAAACGGCGACTGGATTAGTATGGATATTATGCTGGTTGATTCAATTTTGCCCCAAAAACTAACAAGAAAACTTAGGTTGTCGTGGTCAAACCCGCCTACAGTAAGGGTTGGGCAGCAGTGGTTATTAACTATAAAACCTAAGCCGATTACTAGCCCTTTAAACCAGGGAGGGTTTAATCAGCAGAAATACCTTCTAAGTAAACATATTTTCATGAAAGGTAAAGTAACAGCAGGGCAGCTGTTAAGCGACAATAAAGGTGTTAGAGATAAACTCATTGAACAGTTGAAGCCAGTATTGGCTGGGTACGCTGCGCAAGACCTGTTGCTAGCACTGTTGGTTGGCGATCGAAGCCTAATGACATCAGAGCGTTGGCAGCAGTTGCGAAACACGGGGACGGGTCACCTGTTTGCGATATCTGGGTTACACCTGTCGGTTGCTAGCTTGTGGATATATCTTGTTAGCAAAGTATTACTGTTTAACTTTTTACCGACTCAAGGGCGGCGAAACGGCGTGATTGCGATGGTACTTTGTGCCGTAGCTGCCATTGCTTACGCCTATCTAGCTGGTTTTTCTGTGTCGACTCAGCGCGCGCTTATCATGCTCTTAGCCTATATTTCGTCATGGTTATTTAACCGTTTTTCAAGTAGCTGGGAAAGATTGCTGTATGCGCTATTCATGGTGCTATTACTGGATCCTTTGAGCCCGCTAAGTGCAAGTTTTTGGCTCTCCTTTACTGCACTGGCAGTTATTTTGCTCACTGTAAGCAAGTTTGACCCGCCACGGCTTAAAGCTGTTGAAACTAACGTAGCGTCACAGCAGCCTGCAGCGGTTTCAGTTCCCCAAGTATTGCTTAAACAAGCAATACTTGGCTTTAGAGCCACTCTACGATGGGTCGTCGCATTTTGGGCGGTACAGTGGCGGTTGGCTGTGGTTTTAGGGGGAGTACAAGCGATATTTTTTGCAGGCACCTCGATCATTAGCATTGCAGTAAACCTAATTTTGGTGCCTTGGTTTAGTTTTATTGTTTTGCCGATATCACTGTTGTCTCTGTTGATCTTTATCATGGCGATGTTGGTTGGTGTTGATCCTGAGTTAGTTGATCTTTTTTGGCTGAGCCAATTAACGATGGAGCCTGTGCTCATGTTGTTAGACATTGGCAGTGGTATTCCATTTGCTTGGCTTGGTTTATCAATGCAATGGATAGCGGTCATGATTAGTGCAGTACTGGGTATTTGGCTCTGTTGTCAGTTTCGCACCATGCGTTGGCGCTTAGCATTTAGTGTAATGACGCTTCCTGCGGTGATATTGGCTTTGCAAACGATATTCGGTATTCAACAGCAGCAATGGAAAGTTCATCTATTGGATGTAGGCCAGGGTTTGTCGGCCGTTATTGAACAAAATGGCCGAGCAATTATTTACGATACTGGTGCCAGTTTTGGCGAGAACTTTAGTTATGCCGACCGTATCATTCTGCCATTTTTAAACAGTAAAGGTATTACGAAAGTAGACTTCTTAGTGATTAGCCATGCTGATAATGACCATGCTGGTGGTACATCCGTCATCATGGAGGCTTTCCCTGAGGCTATTGTCATATCCGACGATAAAAGATGGGGAATGGTTAATTGCCGACCCAAAAAAATGCTGTGGCAAGCAATTAACCTCGAGATCATTGGCCCTTTAATACCCGCCAAAGGAAATAATGGTTCATGTGTGATTCGTTTTGCTAGTGGCGATAACAGTCTGTTATTAACCGGAGATATTGAGCATGGGGCTGAGCAAAAGCTGATAGCCCATAAAAGGATAGCGAGTGATGTGATGACAGCACCACATCATGGCAGCAGAACATCCTCAAGTGATGGGTTTATTAAAGCGGTATCACCGCAGTTGGTGTTGTTTCCTGCTGGGTTTAATAATCGCTATGGTTTTCCTAAAAAAGATATTATGAGGAGATATCATGATTTGGGGATCGCTACATTAGTCAGCGGAGAGCTGGGGCAAGTTAGTGTTGTTTTTCAGCCAGAAACTATTAATTTTTACACATATCGTTCAGATTTTGCGCCATTTTGGTATAACCAGGTGTTAAGGTTTGGTGAGATGAAAAATCCAGAGTAG
- a CDS encoding 6-carboxytetrahydropterin synthase: MQLFVKDLTVIDFSYLCPIRGMVGESWIVDVLLDGGLDEQNMVLDFAKVKRTIKRTIDDVADHRLLVPTACSEARWQQQGDRVWMDFNSQQGDMHLACPAQAFALIPSEIIDFESVNSFLQKALKEVLPANVEGISLTLRNEVHDAPFYHYTHGLKKHDGNCQRIAHGHRSPVTVFENGIAAPKWDEYWAKRWHDIYLGSEEDSVSVDTLTLSPQTDVNDNTHLGFHYQAPQGDFQLAMPKACCDVLPHDTTVELLADYMAQTLSEKVPSSAFKVIAFEGVGKGAIASRSANS; encoded by the coding sequence ATGCAACTGTTCGTTAAAGATTTAACTGTTATCGATTTTTCTTATCTTTGCCCTATACGTGGCATGGTGGGTGAAAGTTGGATTGTCGATGTTTTGCTAGATGGTGGATTAGATGAGCAAAACATGGTGCTAGATTTTGCTAAAGTGAAGCGCACCATTAAGAGGACTATTGATGATGTCGCTGATCATCGATTGTTGGTTCCAACGGCCTGTAGTGAGGCTCGTTGGCAGCAGCAAGGCGACAGAGTATGGATGGATTTTAACAGCCAGCAAGGTGACATGCATTTAGCATGTCCAGCACAAGCATTCGCCTTAATCCCCAGTGAAATTATCGACTTTGAAAGCGTTAATAGTTTTCTGCAAAAAGCGTTAAAAGAGGTCTTGCCTGCGAACGTTGAAGGGATCTCTTTGACGTTAAGAAATGAGGTCCATGACGCTCCATTTTACCATTATACCCATGGCTTGAAGAAGCACGACGGCAACTGCCAACGTATTGCACATGGGCACAGAAGCCCTGTTACCGTATTCGAAAACGGCATAGCCGCCCCTAAGTGGGATGAGTATTGGGCTAAGCGCTGGCACGATATCTACCTTGGTAGTGAAGAAGACAGTGTATCGGTGGATACCCTTACACTGTCACCACAAACAGATGTGAACGACAACACTCATTTAGGTTTTCATTACCAAGCGCCACAAGGCGATTTCCAACTTGCCATGCCAAAAGCGTGTTGTGATGTGTTACCACACGATACAACAGTGGAGTTGTTAGCCGACTATATGGCGCAAACCTTGTCAGAAAAAGTGCCTAGCAGTGCCTTTAAAGTGATCGCTTTTGAAGGGGTCGGCAAGGGTGCAATAGCAAGTCGTAGCGCAAATAGCTAA
- a CDS encoding Ig-like domain-containing protein — protein sequence MNKENVIVASNSAANFLKLPATALLVFSAITFSTSSFAVSANADAHASATAQERSSAQSKAQTKDKHAHKNQAEEQTLMLANRMAEYRHASKSNKKQLKQELIAYAEARQTLLIDLVKIDPAAAVRAVLPESSRAGMPEEVLAMLTQKSELKGELQVLYVDYDDSGKSHLRHSLMTDNGPIELYLSKNTKSDELKSGTRVSAKGWMFTGNNSDEMDSSALVLNDELDGLALLADTAMTTTTISESSLSNTLGEQRTLVLLVNFQNNASEPWTVEQAQELVFGPVNDYYQEASYGQTWLSGDVQGYFTLPIDATCSTNAIDNYGRQAVIESGIDVENYDRWVYIYPENSDCGWTGQGTIGGSPSRAFINGSMTLRTVGHELGHNLGLHHAKDLDCSDGVLAGRCLSFEYGDTMDIMGKSEVTGHFNAFSKQQLGWITSSAGEVITAESDGSYQLEPYETAPAGKAKGLRVRRGIDADSGLPLWYYLEYRQAIGFDSFLAGKSGITDGVVLHLATENDMQSNLLLDMTPNSGIYDLDDAALLAGTSYQDLDAGVTITTEWADASGASVNVSYSGLSCVKANPSLSLLPNESAWVEAGTLVTYSASVTNNDSTDCATSDYDVSALVPSGWTATEKSLSLAPGMSGTVTLNVSSLDTAADGFYDIEFSAADRSNSDYAQTGIVSYVVDTPVAACVMASPRFILSVDNSGELAPGAVATYRGTITSQDSSSCESSNFDVAANVPAGWSADTLGVSLAPGESRNISLNVESSTVAQDGTYDFDLSAKNSQDNRYTGNDIASYTVSKPLPTCTLAAPSIVVSNPQGAEVIAGTQVSYSATVTSRDSEACLEASFEVFADAPTGWSASNTKVNLTPGGSAVVNISITSDAATAAGAFNIAVNAKNTAETDYIGSDSVSYTVKSIANTAPVAVSDSVTMSSKTSVTIDVLANDFDAEGDELTIVSVSQGAKGSVQITSSGQLLYTPAKSFKSSDSFSYTISDGDMTATASVSLSLSGGNGNGNGHGNGKK from the coding sequence TTGAACAAAGAAAATGTCATAGTGGCATCGAACTCGGCTGCCAATTTTTTAAAGCTCCCAGCCACGGCATTACTGGTTTTTTCAGCCATTACTTTTTCCACATCTTCGTTTGCCGTATCTGCAAACGCGGATGCACATGCCAGTGCCACAGCTCAGGAGAGATCCTCAGCCCAAAGCAAAGCGCAAACTAAAGACAAACACGCTCACAAAAATCAAGCAGAAGAGCAGACCTTGATGCTTGCTAACCGTATGGCTGAGTATCGCCATGCGAGTAAATCAAATAAGAAGCAACTCAAGCAAGAGTTGATTGCATACGCTGAGGCTCGTCAGACACTGCTAATCGACTTAGTCAAAATTGATCCCGCTGCGGCAGTACGTGCCGTGTTGCCAGAATCTTCCAGAGCCGGTATGCCGGAGGAAGTGCTGGCTATGCTGACTCAAAAGAGTGAGCTTAAAGGCGAGTTGCAAGTGTTATACGTGGATTATGACGATAGCGGTAAGAGTCACCTGCGTCATTCGTTAATGACAGATAACGGACCAATTGAGTTGTACCTGTCTAAAAATACAAAGTCTGATGAACTTAAGTCGGGCACTCGTGTTAGCGCTAAAGGCTGGATGTTTACCGGTAATAACTCGGACGAAATGGACTCAAGCGCGTTAGTTCTCAATGATGAGCTAGATGGATTGGCGCTTCTAGCTGATACCGCTATGACTACGACCACCATTTCCGAGTCAAGTTTATCCAATACATTAGGCGAACAACGCACCTTGGTTCTTCTGGTCAACTTTCAAAACAATGCCAGCGAGCCATGGACTGTTGAACAGGCGCAGGAATTGGTTTTTGGTCCTGTGAACGACTATTACCAGGAAGCGTCTTATGGTCAGACTTGGTTAAGCGGAGATGTACAAGGCTACTTCACCCTGCCAATTGATGCGACTTGTAGTACTAACGCAATCGACAATTACGGACGTCAAGCGGTTATCGAAAGTGGTATCGATGTTGAAAATTACGATCGCTGGGTGTATATCTATCCCGAGAACAGCGATTGTGGCTGGACGGGGCAGGGGACTATTGGTGGAAGCCCTTCTCGTGCGTTCATCAATGGTTCAATGACACTGCGCACTGTTGGGCATGAATTGGGTCACAACCTTGGATTGCACCATGCTAAAGATCTTGATTGTTCTGATGGGGTATTGGCTGGTCGTTGTTTGTCATTTGAATATGGCGATACCATGGACATTATGGGTAAATCTGAAGTAACGGGCCATTTCAATGCTTTTAGTAAGCAACAACTCGGTTGGATCACATCTTCAGCGGGTGAAGTTATTACTGCTGAAAGTGATGGTAGCTATCAACTAGAACCCTATGAAACTGCGCCAGCAGGTAAAGCCAAGGGACTTAGAGTACGACGCGGCATTGATGCTGATTCCGGACTGCCGCTGTGGTATTACCTCGAATATCGTCAGGCAATTGGTTTCGATAGTTTCCTAGCCGGTAAGAGCGGTATAACAGATGGCGTGGTATTGCATCTGGCGACTGAGAACGACATGCAGAGTAACTTGTTACTCGATATGACACCCAACAGCGGCATTTATGATCTCGATGATGCAGCATTACTAGCAGGTACCAGTTATCAGGACCTTGATGCTGGCGTTACCATTACCACCGAATGGGCTGACGCCTCGGGTGCCAGTGTCAATGTAAGCTATTCAGGTCTTAGCTGTGTTAAGGCGAATCCAAGTTTGTCATTGCTACCTAATGAAAGTGCTTGGGTAGAGGCGGGAACGCTTGTGACCTATAGCGCATCAGTCACCAATAATGACAGTACAGACTGTGCAACCTCTGATTATGATGTGTCGGCGCTGGTGCCTAGTGGCTGGACGGCGACAGAGAAGAGTCTCAGCTTAGCGCCCGGGATGAGTGGTACGGTGACGCTGAATGTAAGCTCATTAGATACCGCAGCCGATGGTTTTTACGACATTGAGTTCAGTGCTGCAGACCGCAGTAATAGCGATTATGCTCAGACTGGTATCGTCAGTTATGTGGTGGACACCCCTGTCGCGGCCTGCGTCATGGCGAGTCCAAGATTTATCTTGTCTGTTGACAACAGTGGTGAGCTAGCGCCGGGTGCGGTTGCGACCTACCGCGGCACTATAACCAGTCAGGATAGCAGCAGCTGTGAGAGCAGTAATTTCGATGTGGCAGCGAATGTGCCAGCGGGTTGGAGTGCTGATACGCTAGGTGTGAGTTTGGCGCCGGGTGAGAGCCGTAATATTAGCTTAAATGTGGAGTCATCCACAGTGGCGCAAGACGGTACTTATGATTTCGATTTAAGTGCTAAAAATAGTCAAGACAATCGCTATACTGGCAATGATATAGCGAGTTATACGGTATCGAAGCCGTTACCGACGTGTACGCTTGCTGCGCCTTCTATTGTGGTGTCGAATCCTCAGGGAGCCGAAGTCATCGCTGGGACTCAGGTGAGTTACAGCGCGACTGTGACCAGTCGAGATAGCGAGGCCTGTTTAGAGGCCAGTTTTGAGGTGTTTGCCGATGCGCCTACTGGCTGGAGCGCAAGTAATACCAAGGTCAACCTAACACCGGGTGGCAGTGCAGTGGTGAATATTAGCATCACTTCTGACGCGGCAACGGCTGCTGGGGCATTTAACATCGCCGTTAACGCGAAAAATACAGCTGAAACAGATTATATCGGCAGTGATAGTGTCAGTTACACGGTTAAATCAATTGCTAATACGGCCCCTGTCGCGGTCAGTGATAGCGTAACTATGTCCTCTAAAACATCGGTCACCATCGATGTGCTAGCCAATGACTTTGATGCTGAAGGTGATGAGCTTACTATCGTCTCTGTGAGCCAAGGCGCCAAGGGCAGTGTGCAAATTACTAGCAGTGGTCAGCTGTTATATACACCGGCAAAGAGCTTTAAGAGCAGCGATAGCTTTAGCTATACCATCAGTGACGGTGATATGACGGCAACGGCTTCGGTCAGCCTTAGCTTGAGCGGTGGCAACGGTAATGGCAATGGTCATGGCAATGGTAAAAAATAG